A single genomic interval of Macadamia integrifolia cultivar HAES 741 chromosome 6, SCU_Mint_v3, whole genome shotgun sequence harbors:
- the LOC122081417 gene encoding auxin-responsive protein SAUR32-like, producing MGSGDKPLLNFHLHLPLHHGKKDPKAIPKGCLAIMVGQGEEQQRFVIPVMYINHPLFMQLLKEAEEEYGFDQKGTITIPCQVEEFRHIQGIIDRDKSFNHHQHHHHHNHNHHHYIPLAGCFRA from the coding sequence ATGGGTAGTGGAGATAAACCCCTTTTAAACTTTCATCTGCATTTACCTCTTCATCACGGGAAGAAGGATCCAAAGGCTATCCCAAAGGGATGCCTTGCGATCATGGTAGGTCAAGGAGAGGAACAACAGAGGTTCGTCATCCCTGTCATGTACATCAACCATCCTCTGTTCATGCAATTGCTTAAGGAAGCTGAAGAAGAGTATGGATTCGATCAGAAAGGAACCATCACCATTCCCTGTCAGGTAGAGGAATTTCGGCACATACAAGGTATCATTGATAGGGACAAATCCTTCAATCATCatcagcaccaccaccaccacaaccatAACCATCATCATTATATTCCTCTTGCTGGGTGTTTCAGGGCTTGA